Proteins found in one Aquibium microcysteis genomic segment:
- a CDS encoding autotransporter outer membrane beta-barrel domain-containing protein produces the protein MFLTGKKKAERFGAMRAARFLVAPKGERRWLLGGTALTAGVVAGLGALIAVPTPARADCATGTNFITCIDMPSGETDPQTLTATDEWVVHVGVVDINDVEDAGTISIASGTAAGAALQVNAQNNSGRIVVTENSSITIADNATDTFNTRHGILVVPGGSTDGQLLEFVIAGSVTSNDSNGDGIQISGSGNATASATSNADDVTISVLEGGAVVGEDDGIQLAGLRGLLTITNAGQIGGGDATPLPFERMGIVVSQNLVLTDRAAGDVEIENEDGGEILGGNSSAIHIATAGDATITNHGTITGQGVDRAGVYLNVAGDVVIYNDDTISGVGNGIDVTGAASSAITNASYQSIVGGTNGINQTSIGEFSLDNAGGLVAGLAGDGVNLDLVSGADGVTISNRGRAGTGDEPLTLGGGVLVGSANGIDINNVQNGDVVINNNGYTSGLVDYSGGLIYGVGGSGIQITDADTDISIDNRNTYNWSGSSISLGGLNPAVSGFFPSGQLAGTSFTTGIWGDEHGIEIDGAGDDGGAVGIENGSGLIVGITDHAIEVSGLDGLFVDGEETDFYAAFQLNNGSTTENPEQGGLVWGGENAIDLWDIDGNVIVNNGIGTIFGRENGIEAEDIWRGGVLVTNGDGGLIQGLWGDAIQIGEVDSDGTYGGTVAIGNDGWILAGDRAIAVDDAGTVFVSSTGLIIGDGDTDEPVIEISGTDTGKVGTTSEAAAEIRNIEGGIIASRDLPHFLYSSWSSPDPTEVPASTFDSVALWADVTNFQSFVLGGQPLDASAMEDYADAAEDLIVETSDGAGSLQNDATSLLVGRVQMSGANDFVNADDDKVGNSIVNAGAWFVTGETDIDGASGNDVIMNGGWIQTAFDDDASESTSFDVDVFANSGIVSMADGTDGDQTTILGDYLGGSLSMIGENFVPTYGGGLLAVDVDFDDAASDRLVVDGDISGETGVVIRRAQGTGLGTYGTEIDVVEYQNNTSEPSDDAFFISSLSDDYYEIAGEDYIQDGFLAWFIQHDAGDDDYELVNDWGPGAQNAPAIVTGAQQIFYDTVATVEDHIYGGQFGQSGGGGADVVEMAPPAAASSPDGGIWGKVGGRWTERDRELTIGGVGVDGSSDQSTYSVLAGADFIPGDGFFRFGVFGGYVGSDMDFASDGSSVDYSGGTVGAYGAYNDGAFYADLTAKADFLNADYRFGAMDVDADVFNYGVYGNIGYRMARGTAFIEPLVSGAYVHTSVDDVAAAGHSVSFDDGSSARLGAGVRVGAQFASAGGIITEAALLGRIWNEFGDDNTVTVSDGVTTATFTDGLDGVFGEVTGTLTFKSANSGWSGFISGTGQFGSDYQSYGANAGLRVNF, from the coding sequence ATGTTTTTGACGGGAAAGAAGAAGGCGGAACGTTTCGGCGCCATGCGTGCCGCGCGGTTCCTCGTCGCACCGAAGGGCGAGCGCCGCTGGCTGCTCGGGGGGACGGCTTTGACCGCCGGCGTGGTGGCCGGGCTCGGTGCCCTGATCGCGGTGCCGACGCCAGCCCGCGCCGACTGCGCGACGGGGACGAACTTCATCACCTGCATCGACATGCCGTCCGGCGAGACCGATCCGCAGACGCTCACGGCGACCGACGAGTGGGTCGTCCATGTCGGCGTCGTCGACATCAACGACGTCGAGGACGCGGGCACGATCTCCATCGCTTCCGGCACGGCGGCCGGTGCGGCGCTGCAGGTCAATGCGCAGAACAACAGCGGCCGGATCGTCGTCACCGAGAACTCCTCGATCACGATCGCGGACAACGCCACCGACACGTTCAACACCCGCCATGGCATCCTCGTGGTTCCGGGCGGCTCGACGGACGGTCAGCTCCTCGAATTCGTGATCGCGGGCTCGGTGACGAGCAACGATTCCAATGGCGACGGCATCCAGATCTCCGGCTCGGGCAACGCGACTGCGAGCGCGACCAGCAATGCCGACGACGTGACGATCTCGGTCCTCGAAGGCGGCGCCGTCGTCGGCGAGGATGATGGTATCCAGCTCGCCGGACTGCGCGGTCTCCTGACCATCACCAACGCCGGGCAGATCGGGGGCGGGGATGCGACTCCCTTGCCGTTCGAGCGCATGGGCATCGTGGTTTCGCAGAACCTCGTCCTGACCGACCGCGCCGCGGGCGATGTCGAGATCGAGAACGAGGACGGCGGCGAGATCCTCGGCGGCAACAGCTCGGCGATTCACATCGCTACCGCCGGCGATGCGACCATCACCAACCACGGCACGATCACCGGCCAGGGGGTCGACCGGGCGGGCGTGTACCTGAACGTCGCCGGCGACGTCGTGATCTACAACGACGACACGATCAGCGGTGTCGGCAACGGCATCGACGTGACGGGCGCGGCGAGCAGCGCGATCACCAATGCCAGCTACCAGTCGATCGTCGGCGGCACCAACGGCATCAACCAGACCAGCATCGGCGAGTTCTCGCTCGACAATGCCGGCGGCCTCGTGGCGGGTCTCGCCGGCGACGGTGTGAACCTGGACCTCGTATCGGGTGCCGATGGCGTGACGATCAGCAATCGCGGCCGTGCCGGCACCGGTGACGAGCCGCTAACCCTCGGCGGCGGCGTCCTCGTGGGCAGCGCGAACGGCATCGACATCAACAACGTCCAGAATGGCGACGTCGTCATCAACAACAACGGCTACACGTCCGGCCTCGTCGACTACAGCGGCGGCCTGATCTACGGCGTCGGCGGCAGCGGTATCCAGATCACGGATGCGGATACCGACATCTCCATCGACAACCGCAATACCTACAACTGGTCCGGCAGCAGCATCAGCCTCGGCGGGCTCAATCCCGCCGTCAGCGGCTTCTTCCCGAGCGGCCAGCTCGCCGGGACGAGCTTCACGACCGGCATCTGGGGCGACGAGCACGGCATCGAGATCGACGGCGCAGGCGACGATGGCGGTGCCGTCGGCATCGAGAACGGCAGCGGCCTGATCGTCGGCATCACCGATCACGCGATCGAGGTCTCGGGCCTCGACGGCCTGTTCGTCGACGGTGAGGAAACCGACTTCTACGCGGCCTTCCAGCTGAACAACGGTTCCACGACGGAGAACCCCGAGCAGGGCGGTCTGGTCTGGGGCGGCGAGAACGCGATCGATCTGTGGGACATCGACGGCAACGTCATCGTCAACAACGGTATCGGCACGATCTTCGGCCGCGAGAACGGCATCGAGGCGGAAGACATCTGGCGCGGCGGCGTTCTCGTCACCAACGGCGACGGCGGCCTCATCCAGGGCCTCTGGGGCGACGCGATCCAGATCGGTGAGGTCGACAGCGACGGCACCTATGGCGGCACCGTTGCCATCGGCAATGACGGCTGGATCCTCGCCGGCGACCGCGCCATTGCGGTGGACGACGCGGGCACCGTCTTCGTCTCGTCGACGGGCCTGATCATCGGCGACGGCGACACGGACGAACCGGTCATCGAAATCTCGGGCACCGACACCGGCAAGGTGGGCACCACCTCCGAGGCGGCCGCAGAGATCCGCAACATCGAGGGAGGCATCATCGCGAGCCGCGACCTGCCGCACTTCCTCTACAGCTCCTGGAGTTCTCCGGATCCGACGGAAGTACCTGCCTCGACTTTCGATTCGGTCGCTCTGTGGGCCGACGTCACGAACTTCCAGAGCTTCGTCCTGGGCGGGCAACCGCTCGACGCGTCCGCAATGGAGGACTACGCGGATGCGGCCGAGGATCTGATCGTCGAGACCAGCGACGGGGCCGGCTCGCTGCAGAACGACGCCACCAGCCTCCTGGTGGGTCGGGTCCAGATGAGCGGCGCCAACGACTTCGTGAATGCTGACGACGACAAGGTCGGCAATTCGATCGTCAATGCCGGCGCCTGGTTCGTCACCGGCGAGACCGACATCGACGGGGCGTCGGGCAACGACGTGATCATGAACGGCGGCTGGATCCAGACCGCCTTCGACGACGACGCGAGCGAATCGACGTCCTTCGACGTCGACGTGTTTGCGAATTCCGGGATCGTCAGCATGGCCGACGGCACCGACGGCGACCAGACGACGATCCTCGGCGACTACCTGGGCGGCAGCCTTTCGATGATCGGCGAGAATTTCGTCCCGACCTATGGCGGCGGCCTGCTCGCCGTCGACGTCGACTTCGACGATGCCGCCAGCGACCGGCTCGTGGTCGACGGCGACATCAGCGGCGAGACCGGCGTCGTCATCCGCCGAGCGCAGGGGACTGGGCTCGGCACCTACGGCACCGAAATCGACGTCGTCGAATATCAGAACAACACCTCCGAACCGTCCGACGACGCCTTCTTCATTTCCAGCCTCTCCGACGATTATTATGAGATCGCCGGCGAGGACTACATCCAGGACGGCTTCCTCGCCTGGTTCATCCAGCACGATGCCGGTGACGACGACTACGAACTCGTCAACGACTGGGGTCCGGGCGCGCAGAACGCACCGGCCATCGTCACGGGCGCGCAACAGATCTTCTACGACACCGTGGCGACGGTCGAAGACCACATCTACGGCGGGCAGTTCGGCCAGTCGGGCGGCGGCGGCGCGGACGTCGTGGAGATGGCGCCCCCGGCTGCGGCGTCGTCGCCCGACGGCGGCATCTGGGGCAAGGTCGGCGGCCGCTGGACGGAGCGCGACCGCGAACTGACCATCGGCGGCGTGGGGGTCGACGGATCGTCCGACCAGAGCACCTACAGCGTGCTGGCAGGCGCCGATTTCATTCCCGGCGACGGCTTCTTCCGGTTCGGCGTGTTCGGCGGCTATGTCGGTTCCGACATGGACTTCGCGTCGGACGGCTCCTCGGTCGACTACAGCGGCGGCACCGTCGGCGCCTATGGTGCCTACAACGACGGCGCCTTCTACGCGGACCTGACGGCGAAGGCAGACTTCCTCAACGCCGACTATCGCTTCGGTGCGATGGACGTCGACGCCGACGTCTTCAACTACGGCGTCTACGGCAATATCGGCTACCGCATGGCGCGGGGGACGGCTTTCATCGAGCCGCTGGTCTCGGGCGCCTATGTCCACACCTCGGTCGACGACGTCGCGGCGGCAGGGCACTCGGTCTCCTTCGACGACGGCTCGAGCGCCCGACTCGGCGCGGGCGTCCGGGTGGGCGCGCAGTTCGCCTCCGCCGGTGGCATCATCACCGAAGCCGCGCTGCTCGGCCGGATCTGGAACGAGTTCGGCGACGACAACACGGTCACCGTGTCGGACGGGGTCACGACGGCGACCTTCACCGACGGGCTCGACGGCGTTTTCGGCGAGGTGACGGGCACGCTCACCTTCAAGAGCGCGAACAGCGGCTGGTCCGGCTTCATCTCCGGCACCGGGCAGTTCGGAAGCGACTACCAGTCCTACGGCGCGAATGCCGGCCTGCGCGTCAACTTCTGA
- a CDS encoding alpha/beta hydrolase family protein — MQRAPSGVLRRHRRGSSAAVRDESTRATGARRLHAAAALTGLLAAMAAGCQSVGTMIEAIPPASEGATGTREVAIPVEGLSRPMPATFHLPPGTPPFPLAVVSHGSDQRIEPRARMTMPSYPDLTAFLLAEGYAVLIPLRPGHGPAGGPYVEDQGGCERADYRASGLATARLIRAAIDHAETMPSIAPGKTLVLGTSAGGWGAVALAATDPRGIRGYVNFSGGRGGRNRGRSGENCAPDRLVATAGAFGRSARLPALWLYAQNDSYFGPQLSQALAQAYRDTGAPLTFALLPPTTGDGHGLIDRPAVAWSQPLRRFLREIGGGRP, encoded by the coding sequence ATGCAACGGGCGCCGTCCGGCGTTCTCCGGCGGCATCGGCGGGGGTCCTCGGCCGCGGTTCGCGACGAGAGCACCAGGGCTACGGGCGCCCGCCGTCTCCACGCCGCGGCGGCACTGACCGGACTGCTCGCCGCCATGGCGGCGGGGTGCCAGTCCGTCGGGACCATGATCGAGGCGATCCCGCCGGCCAGTGAGGGCGCGACGGGCACCCGTGAAGTGGCGATACCGGTCGAGGGCCTGTCCCGCCCCATGCCGGCGACCTTCCATCTTCCACCGGGGACGCCACCCTTCCCGCTCGCCGTCGTCAGTCACGGCTCCGACCAGCGCATCGAGCCCCGCGCGCGCATGACGATGCCGTCCTACCCGGATCTGACGGCGTTCCTCCTCGCCGAAGGCTATGCCGTGCTCATCCCGCTCCGTCCGGGTCACGGCCCCGCGGGCGGCCCCTACGTCGAAGACCAGGGCGGCTGCGAGCGGGCCGACTATCGCGCCTCCGGGCTTGCGACGGCCCGGCTGATCCGGGCGGCGATCGACCATGCGGAGACGATGCCCTCGATAGCGCCCGGAAAGACGCTGGTCCTCGGCACGTCCGCGGGCGGCTGGGGCGCCGTCGCGCTTGCGGCCACCGATCCGCGCGGCATTCGCGGCTATGTGAACTTCTCGGGCGGCCGCGGCGGACGCAATCGCGGCAGATCAGGCGAAAACTGCGCTCCCGACCGGCTCGTCGCCACGGCCGGCGCGTTTGGAAGAAGCGCCCGCCTGCCAGCCCTGTGGCTCTATGCGCAGAACGATTCCTACTTCGGGCCGCAGCTCAGCCAGGCGCTCGCGCAGGCGTATCGCGATACCGGGGCGCCGCTCACATTCGCACTGCTCCCGCCCACCACCGGCGACGGCCACGGCCTGATCGACCGGCCGGCGGTCGCCTGGTCCCAACCGCTGCGACGCTTCCTGCGCGAGATCGGCGGCGGGCGGCCCTGA
- a CDS encoding AMP-binding protein: protein MRRPQGGLSQVAGDRSVPLLRHTIPQAFAATVARRGPHPAAIFREAGRRYTWTALAKEVDAVAAGLLALGLQTGDRVGIWSPNRPEWLVTQFATARIGVVLVTINPAYRTSELEYVLNKVGCRALITAERFKSSDYLGMIRTLAPELETAEPGRLSSARLPALKAVVRMGAERSPGMLCFDELARLAGPAQRNRLDLVTATLDPQDPINIQFTSGTTGAPKGATLTHANILNNADIVTRTIRLTDADRLCIPVPLYHCFGMVMGTLGCVTKGATMVFPGEGFEAAAALEAIAAERCTAFYGVPTMFVAMLDSPEFRRHDVTSLRTGIMAGAPCPIEVMKRVVSDLHMPEVTIAYGMTETSPVSFQSDVDDPIGKRVATVGRIGPHVEVKIVDESGETVPVGQSGELCTRGYSVMKGYWDEPEKTAEAIDADGWMHTGDLATIDRDGWCNIVGRVKDMVIRGGENVYPREIEEFLYRHPKVSEVQVFGVPDPRYGEELCAWIVLHPGQSATEEEIRAFCRGQIAHYKVPRHVRFKEALPMTVTGKPQKFVMRDAMIAELGLKTAATA, encoded by the coding sequence CTGCGCAGGCCGCAGGGCGGGCTCTCGCAGGTGGCCGGAGACCGGTCCGTCCCGCTTCTGCGCCACACCATTCCACAGGCCTTCGCAGCGACGGTCGCGCGGCGCGGGCCGCACCCGGCGGCGATCTTCCGCGAGGCGGGAAGGCGCTATACCTGGACTGCGCTGGCGAAGGAGGTCGATGCCGTCGCGGCCGGTCTGCTGGCACTCGGACTGCAGACGGGCGACCGCGTCGGCATCTGGTCGCCGAACCGGCCGGAATGGCTGGTGACGCAGTTCGCCACGGCGCGCATCGGCGTGGTGCTCGTCACGATCAACCCGGCCTACCGGACCTCCGAACTCGAATACGTCCTGAACAAGGTCGGCTGCAGGGCGCTGATCACGGCGGAGCGCTTCAAGTCCAGCGACTATCTCGGCATGATCCGCACGCTCGCGCCGGAACTCGAGACGGCGGAGCCGGGACGGCTTTCGTCCGCCCGGCTGCCGGCGCTGAAGGCGGTGGTGCGGATGGGAGCGGAACGCTCGCCGGGCATGCTGTGCTTCGACGAACTCGCCCGTCTGGCAGGACCGGCGCAGCGCAACCGGCTCGATCTCGTGACCGCGACGCTCGATCCGCAGGATCCGATCAACATCCAGTTCACGTCAGGCACCACCGGCGCGCCGAAGGGTGCCACGCTGACGCATGCCAACATCCTCAACAATGCCGATATCGTCACCCGCACGATCCGGCTCACGGATGCCGACAGGCTGTGCATCCCCGTGCCGCTCTACCACTGCTTCGGCATGGTGATGGGCACGCTCGGCTGCGTCACCAAGGGCGCGACCATGGTGTTTCCGGGCGAGGGGTTCGAGGCGGCGGCCGCACTGGAAGCGATTGCCGCCGAACGCTGCACGGCCTTCTACGGCGTGCCGACGATGTTCGTGGCCATGCTCGACAGTCCGGAATTCCGGCGCCACGACGTGACCTCGCTCCGGACCGGAATCATGGCCGGCGCGCCCTGTCCGATCGAGGTGATGAAGCGGGTCGTGTCGGATCTCCACATGCCGGAGGTGACGATCGCCTACGGCATGACCGAGACGAGCCCGGTGTCGTTCCAGTCCGACGTCGACGATCCGATCGGCAAGCGGGTCGCGACGGTCGGCCGCATCGGTCCGCATGTCGAGGTCAAGATCGTCGACGAGAGCGGGGAGACGGTGCCGGTCGGTCAGTCGGGCGAACTGTGCACGCGCGGCTATTCGGTCATGAAGGGCTACTGGGACGAGCCGGAGAAGACGGCCGAGGCGATCGATGCCGACGGCTGGATGCATACGGGCGACCTCGCCACCATCGACCGCGACGGCTGGTGCAACATCGTCGGGCGCGTGAAGGACATGGTGATCCGCGGCGGCGAGAACGTCTATCCGCGCGAAATCGAGGAGTTCCTCTACCGGCATCCGAAGGTTTCCGAAGTGCAGGTCTTCGGCGTGCCCGATCCGCGCTACGGGGAGGAACTCTGCGCCTGGATCGTGCTGCATCCAGGACAGAGCGCGACCGAGGAGGAGATCCGCGCCTTCTGCCGCGGCCAGATCGCCCACTACAAGGTGCCTCGCCACGTGCGGTTCAAGGAGGCGCTGCCGATGACGGTGACCGGAAAGCCGCAGAAGTTCGTCATGCGCGACGCGATGATCGCCGAACTGGGGCTGAAGACCGCGGCGACGGCGTGA
- a CDS encoding amidase has translation MHVRRPTLEQMRSLVGGLHMSMGDRELMDYMTLMEGTFQAYDVVASMPDNLPQVKYPRTPGYRPSAAENPMNAWYVKSEVRGAHSGPLSGRTIVLKDNVCLAGVPMMNGASTLEGYTPDVDATVVTRILDAGGTIVGKAHCEYFCLSGGSHTNATGPVHNPWKTGYIAGGSSSGSGALVGAGEVDMAIGGDQGGSIRMPASFCGAYGMKPTHGLVPYTGVMPIEPTIDHAGPITQNVRDNALLLEVIAGEDGLDPRQYAPRLDRYTDALGRGVSGMRIGVVREGFGLANSEPDVDGKVRKAAQRFRELGATVEDISVPMHLQGQAIWTPIALEGLTDIMMHGNGFATGWKGLYVTSLLDYHSNWRSRADELSKSLKISMFVGEYMLKHHRGHYYAKAQNLSRRLRAAYDAALGQYDLLLMPTMPIKAQKIPPADASLALYIQRAFEMITNTCPFDTTGHPAMTIPVGLSEGLPIGMMLIGKHYEESTIYRAASAFERIGDWRTM, from the coding sequence ATGCACGTCAGGCGACCCACGCTGGAGCAGATGCGCAGCCTCGTCGGCGGCCTCCACATGTCCATGGGTGACCGCGAGCTGATGGACTACATGACCCTGATGGAAGGGACGTTCCAGGCCTACGACGTCGTCGCGTCGATGCCCGACAACCTGCCGCAGGTGAAATATCCGCGCACGCCCGGCTACCGGCCTTCGGCGGCGGAGAACCCGATGAATGCCTGGTATGTGAAGTCGGAAGTGCGTGGCGCGCATTCCGGGCCGCTGTCGGGCCGCACGATCGTGCTGAAGGACAACGTCTGCCTCGCCGGCGTGCCGATGATGAACGGCGCCTCGACGCTGGAAGGCTATACGCCCGACGTCGACGCCACCGTGGTGACGCGAATCCTCGATGCCGGCGGCACGATCGTCGGCAAAGCGCATTGCGAATACTTCTGCCTGTCGGGCGGCAGCCATACCAACGCGACCGGACCCGTGCACAATCCGTGGAAGACGGGCTACATCGCCGGCGGATCCTCCTCGGGTTCGGGCGCGCTCGTCGGGGCGGGCGAGGTGGACATGGCGATCGGCGGCGACCAGGGCGGTTCGATCCGCATGCCCGCCTCCTTCTGCGGCGCCTACGGCATGAAGCCCACGCACGGGCTCGTGCCCTATACCGGCGTCATGCCGATCGAGCCGACGATCGACCATGCCGGGCCGATCACCCAGAACGTCCGCGACAACGCATTGCTGCTCGAGGTGATCGCCGGCGAGGACGGGCTCGACCCGCGCCAGTATGCGCCGCGTCTCGACCGCTATACCGACGCGCTCGGTCGCGGCGTCTCGGGCATGCGCATCGGCGTGGTGCGGGAGGGTTTCGGGCTCGCCAACTCGGAACCGGACGTCGACGGCAAGGTGCGCAAGGCCGCGCAGCGTTTCCGCGAGCTCGGCGCGACCGTCGAGGACATCTCGGTACCGATGCATCTGCAGGGACAGGCGATCTGGACGCCGATCGCGCTGGAGGGCCTCACCGACATCATGATGCACGGCAACGGCTTCGCCACCGGCTGGAAGGGGCTCTACGTGACGAGCCTGCTCGACTATCATTCCAACTGGCGCAGCCGCGCCGACGAACTGTCGAAGAGCCTCAAGATATCGATGTTCGTGGGCGAGTACATGCTCAAGCACCACCGCGGCCACTACTATGCCAAGGCGCAGAACCTGTCGCGGCGGCTGCGCGCGGCCTATGACGCCGCGCTCGGCCAGTACGACCTGCTGCTGATGCCGACCATGCCGATCAAGGCGCAGAAGATCCCGCCGGCGGATGCCTCGCTTGCGCTCTACATCCAGCGCGCCTTCGAGATGATCACCAACACCTGTCCCTTCGACACGACCGGACATCCGGCCATGACCATTCCCGTGGGCCTGTCCGAGGGCCTGCCGATCGGCATGATGCTGATCGGCAAGCATTACGAGGAAAGCACGATCTACCGGGCGGCGTCCGCCTTCGAGCGCATCGGCGACTGGAGGACGATGTAG
- a CDS encoding ABC transporter ATP-binding protein: MADVVLETRGLTMRFGGVTAVDNVNFKLRRKELRCLIGPNGAGKTTFFRCLTGILKPTSGEVFIDDVETTGWDPQYVARLGIGIKTQVPSVMDGLSVRENIWLSAYRLSGTKEADRTTAEVIERLDLGDIARATVGRLAHGERQRVELGIVIAARPWLVLLDEPAAGMTAEEVERMVAIIHEINRDAALIIVEHDMQFIRSIAAEITVFSQGAILMEDNVEAVMSDQRVRDVYLGKRG; this comes from the coding sequence ATGGCTGACGTCGTTCTGGAGACCCGCGGTCTCACCATGCGCTTCGGCGGCGTGACGGCCGTCGACAACGTGAACTTCAAGCTGCGCCGCAAGGAACTGCGCTGCCTGATCGGGCCGAACGGCGCCGGGAAGACGACCTTCTTCCGCTGCCTCACAGGCATCCTGAAGCCGACCTCCGGCGAGGTCTTCATCGACGACGTCGAGACCACCGGGTGGGATCCGCAATATGTCGCGCGGTTGGGCATCGGCATCAAGACGCAGGTGCCGAGCGTCATGGACGGGCTGTCGGTGCGCGAGAACATCTGGCTCTCCGCCTACCGTCTGTCAGGAACCAAGGAAGCCGACCGGACAACCGCGGAGGTGATCGAGCGACTGGACCTCGGCGACATCGCGCGGGCGACCGTCGGGCGGCTCGCTCATGGCGAGCGCCAGCGCGTCGAGCTCGGCATCGTCATCGCCGCGCGGCCCTGGCTGGTGCTCCTCGACGAACCGGCTGCCGGCATGACCGCCGAGGAGGTGGAGCGCATGGTGGCGATCATCCACGAGATCAACCGCGACGCGGCCCTCATCATCGTCGAGCACGACATGCAGTTCATCCGGTCGATCGCGGCGGAGATCACGGTGTTCTCGCAGGGCGCGATCCTGATGGAGGACAATGTCGAGGCGGTGATGAGCGACCAGCGGGTGCGTGACGTCTATCTGGGCAAGAGGGGGTAG
- a CDS encoding branched-chain amino acid ABC transporter permease, which yields MEAIRLRDAAWVVLAGIVLMFVAPLVLNYYTLTLLVIYGLLALSLGLIWGFGGILCFGQAAFYGLGAYAYAVSAANIGESTVPMLIAIAVPFVFAFLLGAMMFYGRLTDVYMGVITLVVTLIFFRFMNTTAGPEYQIGQARLGGYNGMPGYQTLNVPGDPSAYIYDSSLYYVSFVILLLVYVLVRLLLASPFGRIAVAIRENENRVELMGYDARFRKSVLFAIGGGIAGLAGALYASWAEIVTPGLFSLGQSAEIIIWCIVGGLGTLVGPVLGAAVLGYLKFALGQQTAVDNVLIMGLILVVVVLVLPRGVVPSLMSAFAGTSRRNRPNAARRGRRGRGRTDG from the coding sequence ATGGAGGCGATCAGGCTTCGCGATGCCGCCTGGGTGGTGCTGGCGGGCATCGTTCTGATGTTCGTCGCCCCGCTCGTGCTCAACTACTACACGCTGACGCTGCTCGTGATCTACGGGTTGCTGGCGCTCAGCCTCGGGCTGATCTGGGGTTTCGGCGGCATCCTGTGCTTCGGGCAGGCCGCCTTCTACGGTCTCGGCGCCTATGCCTATGCGGTCTCGGCCGCCAACATCGGCGAGAGCACGGTGCCGATGCTGATCGCGATCGCGGTGCCCTTCGTCTTTGCCTTCCTGCTCGGGGCCATGATGTTCTACGGCCGGCTCACCGACGTCTACATGGGGGTCATCACGCTGGTGGTGACGTTGATCTTCTTCCGCTTCATGAACACGACGGCCGGCCCCGAGTACCAGATCGGCCAGGCACGGCTCGGCGGCTACAACGGCATGCCCGGCTACCAGACGCTGAACGTGCCGGGGGATCCGTCCGCCTACATCTACGATTCCAGCCTCTACTACGTCTCCTTCGTCATCCTGCTCCTCGTCTACGTGCTGGTGCGGCTGCTGCTGGCCAGTCCCTTCGGACGCATCGCGGTGGCGATCCGGGAGAACGAGAACCGCGTCGAGCTGATGGGTTACGACGCGCGCTTCCGGAAGTCGGTGCTGTTCGCGATCGGCGGCGGGATCGCGGGGCTCGCAGGTGCGCTCTATGCCTCCTGGGCCGAGATCGTGACGCCCGGCCTGTTCTCGCTCGGACAGTCGGCCGAGATCATCATCTGGTGCATCGTCGGCGGGCTCGGCACGCTGGTGGGACCGGTGCTGGGCGCGGCCGTGCTCGGCTATCTGAAGTTCGCACTCGGCCAGCAGACGGCGGTCGACAACGTGCTGATCATGGGGCTGATCCTGGTGGTGGTGGTGCTGGTCCTGCCGCGCGGCGTCGTGCCGTCGCTGATGTCGGCCTTCGCCGGAACCTCGCGCCGCAACCGTCCGAATGCGGCACGGCGCGGCCGGCGGGGCAGGGGGCGCACCGATGGCTGA
- a CDS encoding ABC transporter permease subunit — protein sequence MDLAAVFTLEILYSIAVLVLISAGLAVVFGMMRVINLAHGEFMMMGGYATIIAVQAGINVYIAMLIVAPLVVGVIGLVVERLVIRFLYGRLVDTMLATWGLSLAFTGAAVMIFGNTTTGVSTPISGFTLGAYQINGYNFFIIVVSILLLVAAYAILRGTRLGLVARGTMQSADMAAALGYSPDRVYMSTFFVGSALAGLAGGVLAPLVGLVPTWGSAYIAKAFITVISGGASIVLGLLSSATVFGLVSQTFTFLSGPVIGEVALLVAAIVLLRLLPQGITGRFFKGRL from the coding sequence ATGGACCTCGCAGCCGTCTTCACCCTCGAAATCCTGTATTCCATCGCGGTTCTGGTGCTGATCAGCGCGGGGCTCGCGGTGGTGTTCGGCATGATGCGCGTCATCAACCTCGCCCATGGCGAGTTCATGATGATGGGCGGCTATGCCACGATCATTGCGGTGCAGGCCGGGATCAACGTCTACATCGCCATGCTGATCGTGGCGCCGCTGGTGGTCGGGGTGATCGGCCTCGTCGTGGAGCGGCTGGTGATCCGGTTCCTCTACGGCCGGCTTGTGGATACGATGCTCGCCACCTGGGGCCTGAGCCTCGCCTTCACCGGCGCGGCGGTGATGATCTTCGGGAACACGACGACCGGCGTGTCGACCCCGATTTCGGGCTTCACGCTCGGCGCCTACCAGATCAACGGCTACAACTTCTTCATCATCGTCGTGTCGATCCTGCTGCTCGTCGCCGCCTATGCCATCCTGCGCGGGACGCGGCTGGGTCTCGTCGCTCGCGGCACCATGCAGAGCGCGGACATGGCGGCCGCTCTCGGCTACAGCCCGGACCGCGTCTACATGAGCACCTTCTTCGTCGGCTCCGCTCTGGCTGGTCTTGCCGGGGGCGTGCTCGCCCCGCTGGTCGGGCTGGTGCCGACCTGGGGGTCGGCCTACATCGCCAAGGCCTTCATCACCGTGATTTCCGGTGGCGCCTCGATCGTGCTCGGCCTGCTGTCCAGCGCGACCGTCTTCGGCCTCGTCTCGCAGACCTTCACCTTCCTGTCCGGTCCGGTGATCGGCGAGGTCGCGCTGCTGGTGGCGGCCATCGTCCTGCTGCGCCTCCTGCCGCAAGGCATCACCGGGCGCTTCTTCAAGGGACGGCTGTGA